Proteins encoded by one window of Venturia canescens isolate UGA chromosome 2, ASM1945775v1, whole genome shotgun sequence:
- the LOC122406330 gene encoding uncharacterized protein, which produces MHYLRTATSGEATKLIASLAIEAESFATAWEILSDRYNDTRVLIRSHLDSFFRTTVISPNSSRDLRTLIHDVSEAYNSLPVLGAPIDYWDWVLEYAITRRLHTSSRVAWETKAGQSPNQPKLAELRAFLTNRARALEGSAASTGPPHSRSGSNTGSGKSAPGTSSRPSARAHAATTGSQQSCSLCQQAHFIVACPKFRELTNEQRREKVQSLRLCFNSLGRHNVSSCQTTTKCKECERKHHTMIHVGWSRDGSTPAPSRSVKSGEASGASTAGPSSSSSA; this is translated from the coding sequence ATGCACTATTTGCGGACGGCCACATCGGGAGAGGCGACGAAACTCATCGCCAGCCTCGCAATAGAAGCCGAATCTTTCGCAACGGCTTGGGAGATTCTCTCGGATCGGTACAACGACACACGGGTGCTCATCCGCTCTCACCTGGACAGCTTTTTTCGCACAACGGTCATCTCACCAAACTCTTCACGGGACCTTCGCACTCTCATCCACGACGTCTCGGAGGCGTACAACTCACTCCCGGTTCTGGGGGCACCTATCGATTACTGGGACTGGGTTCTCGAGTATGCGATCACGCGACGTCTCCATACCTCGAGTCGCGTCGCCTGGGAAACAAAAGCGGGCCAATCACCAAATCAGCCAAAATTGGCAGAATTACGGGCGTTCCTCACCAATCGGGCTCGGGCTCTTGAGGGCTCTGCCGCCTCCACGGGTCCTCCTCACTCTCGGAGCGGAAGCAACACGGGATCGGGCAAATCAGCACCGGGTACATCCTCAAGGCCGTCAGCAAGGGCTCATGCGGCAACAACGGGGAGCCAGCAATCATGCTCGCTCTGCCAGCAGGCGCACTTCATCGTCGCCTGCCCCAAATTTCGGGAGCTCACCAACGAGCAACGGCGGGAAAAGGTGCAGTCCTTGCGGCTGTGCTTTAACTCCTTGGGTCGGCACAACGTGTCGTCGTGCCAGACGACGACGAAGTGCAAGGAGTGCGAACGGAAGCATCACACCATGATCCACGTCGGGTGGAGTCGGGACGGGAGCACTCCTGCACCATCACGTTCGGTCAAGTCGGGCGAGGCATCGGGAGCCTCTACGGCGGGACCATCCTCATCAAGCTCCGCATGA
- the LOC122406331 gene encoding uncharacterized protein, translating into MLIDTGAEITFITASFVQQLKLHREASVIPIIGIGGTHSGHTRGVVSVKLRSMHSSDIVSIKAHILSKLMPTLPSFTPPNISLSHLQGILWVDEGGGVVPFHLTTVTYGTRSAPFLAGRALDQLVTDESGKYPEAVAPLTKGRYVDDIYGGADQLADLITQAEQLIGICTAGCFPLAKWQSNHPELLTAVGATSSTENARVFEECETKVLGLAWFPHTDVFKFTVHKYTAGDGITKRIILSEIAQLYDPLGFFSPELSHLGTVSVPRWLNIATGTSVELHGFSDASQLAMGAAVYVRVSSAGDQTTVSLVCAKTKVAPITRLTIPRLELAAAVLLAKLTHHVQNVLGLDDSRVYLWTDSMVTLTWVTSHPSRWKDFVRNRVSLAQELVPRAQWRFTPGRDNPADCASRGLTISQLARHSSWWDGPHWLAKDSFHWPTQRIGTGDAAALEERPGLTLSLATSPSPVYDLILKYSSLTRLLRITSWLFKAITNLKRAGDGTSDSANITPGDLENSRLYWVKAIQGAYFTSELKTLTSGYTLPKSHPITRLTGFIDHQGILRVGGRLKHSALQPDCKHSVILPRDSPLTALLIADAHERTLHGGTQLTLAYLRQSCWIIGGRGPVRSYILRCVRCARFRALKAQQLMDLTTDGFLAALRRFTGRRGIPHTIQSDCGTNFQGAAAELRQLFKTGTRKSELIQHTGATDGIKWVFNPPGAPHMGGKWEAAVKSVKYHLRRTIGDASFTFEEFTTLLTQIEGILNSRPLEPLSDDPDDYSVLTPGHFLIGDTLTSIPEPSLRDVPQGRLTR; encoded by the exons ATGTTGATCGACACGGGCGCGGAGATCACATTCATCACTGCTTCTTTCGTGCAGCAACTCAAGCTTCACCGGGAAGCATCGGTAATACCGATCATCGGGATCGGCGGGACGCATTCGGGCCACACGCGCGGGGTGGTTAGCGTAAAGCTTCGGTCTATGCACTCATCGGACATTGTCTCAATAAAAGCGCACATTTTGTCAAAGTTAATGCCTACTCTCCCTTCATTTACACCTCCTAACATCTCACTTTCTCATCTGCAAGGAATTTTATGGGTGGACGAGGGCGGGGGGGTCGTTCCATTCCATCTCACCACGGTCACTTACGGTACTCGGTCAGCACCATTTCTCGCGGGACGGGCCCTGGATCAACTGGTTACAGACGAGAGCGGGAAATATCCCGAAGCTGTCGCCCCTCTTACAAAGGGGCGATATGTGGACGATATTTACGGCGGTGCTGACCAGCTCGCAGATCTCATCACGCAGGCGGAGCAACTCATCGGGATTTGTACAGCGGGCTGCTTTCCTCTGGCCAAGTGGCAGAGCAATCATCCGGAGCTTCTCACGGCGGTCGGGGCGACCTCATCAACGGAAAACGCTCGGGTATTTGAAGAATGTGAGACAAAAGTCCTTGGTCTCGCATGGTTTCCTCACACGGACGTGTTCAAATTCACGGTTCACAAGTACACAGCCGGGGACGGGATCACGAAACGCATCATTCTCTCGGAGATCGCACAATTATACGATCCATTGGGTTTTTTCTCACCG GAACTATCGCATCTCGGGACGGTTTCGGTACCGCGGTGGCTCAACATCGCGACGGGTACATCGGTCGAACTACACGGGTTTTCGGATGCATCTCAACTAGCAATGGGCGCAGCTGTGTACGTTCGGGTTTCGAGCGCGGGTGATCAAACAACGGTCTCACTAGTCTGCGCTAAGACTAAGGTCGCACCGATCACACGGCTCACAATTCCTCGGTTGGAGCTCGCAGCAGCGGTGCTGCTTGCTAAACTCACACACCACGTGCAAAACGTGCTGGGCCTTGATGACTCACGGGTTTACCTATGGACGGACTCAATGGTAACACTCACTTGGGTCACTTCTCATCCTTCACGGTGGAAGGATTTTGTTCGGAATCGGGTATCACTGGCACAGGAGCTCGTGCCACGGGCCCAATGGAGATTCACACCGGGTCGGGACAATCCAGCGGATTGCGCATCACGGGGGCTAACCATCTCACAACTCGCGCGACATTCATCATGGTGGGACGGGCCTCACTGGTTAGCAAAAGACTCGTTCCATTGGCCAACTCAACGCATCGGGACGGGGGACGCAGCGGCGCTCGAAGAGCGGCCAGGTCTTACACTCTCACTCGCAACATCACCCTCACCGGTTTACGATCTCATCTTGAAATACTCATCTCTCACACGGTTGTTGCGAATTACCTCATGGCTCTTCAAGGCGATTACAAACCTGAAAAGAGCGGGCGACGGTACATCGGATTCAGCCAACATCACACCGGGAGACCTGGAGAACTCACGGCTTTATTGGGTGAAAGCCATTCAGGGAGCATACTTCACTTCAGAGCTTAAAACACTCACATCGGGCTACACTCTCCCGAAATCGCATCCGATCACGCGATTAACGGGCTTCATAGATCATCAAGGCATTCTCAGGGTGGGAGGACGGCTGAAGCACTCAGCCTTACAACCTGATTGCAAGCACTCCGTTATTCTCCCTCGGGACTCACCACTTACGGCACTTCTCATCGCTGATGCTCACGAGCGTACTCTTCACGGCGGGACTCAACTCACCTTGGCCTATCTACGGCAGAGCTGCTGGATCATCGGCGGGCGTGGGCCAGTACGCTCATACATTTTGCGCTGCGTGCGGTGCGCGCGCTTCCGGGCGCTCAAGGCACAGCAACTAATGG ATTTAACCACGGACGGGTTCCTCGCAGCACTCAGACGGTTCACGGGCAGACGCGGGATTCCGCACACGATCCAAAGTGATTGCGGAACCAACTTTCAGGGTGCAGCAGCGGAGCTACGACAATTATTCAAGACAGGTACACGGAAATCCGAACTCATTCAGCACACTGGGGCAACTGACGGGATTAAATGGGTGTTCAACCCACCGGGGGCACCTCATATGGGCGGAAAATGGGAGGCCGCAGTAAAATCGGTCAAGTATCATCTCCGGCGGACGATTGGGGATGCCAGTTTCACGTTTGAAGAATTTACGACTCTTCTCACACAAATTGAGGGCATACTCAACTCGCGGCCGTTGGAGCCTCTGTCGGATGACCCGGATGATTATTCAGTTCTCACCCCTGGGCATTTTCTCATCGGGGACACACTCACCTCCATTCCTGAGCCCTCATTACGGGATGTGCCTCAAGGTCGCCTCACACGGTGA